The genomic region TCATTTAAAAACCAATGAAATGATATTTGCGTTTGCATGCGACGGATTAAATTCTCAAACTTACGGAGCAACAACCTATCTTATCCATGCTGCAATTGGTGGTGATTATGTACCAGCCAATGCCGGTATTAACGGTGGTTGGGGTGGAAACCGTGTAACATCTGCTTTCGTAAACAAGTTTGATCAGAATAATGACAAAAGAGCAATGTTCTTTACAGAAGGACAATCTCTGGAAATTGATCAAATTGGTGAATTCACCGAAGGTTATATGCTAGTAAAATACACCAACAAAAATTCTGATGGTACTAATGGATCTGATGATAATTTTGTTGATACAGATTTCCCAATATTCCGTTTAGCTGATGTTTATTTAATGTATGCTGAATCTGTTTTGCGTGGTGGAAATGGCGGATCAATAGGAGAAGCAACTTCATATGTCAATCAGCTAAGAACCCGTGCTTACGGTAACACTTCCGGAAACATTACAGAGGCCGATTTAACTCTTGATTTTATTATTGATGAAAGAGCCAGAGAACTTTCTTGGGAATGTATGAGAAGAACAGATCTTATCCGCTTTGGTCAATTTAGTAACTCTAAATATTTATGGCCTTGGAAAGGTGGTCTTAAAGATGGTAAATCAGTAGATTCACACTACAACCTATATCCTATTCCATTGAGCGAATTAAATTCAAATTCGAATTTAACTCCAACTCCTGGTTACTAATCTAAATTCAAACAAAGATGAAAAATATATTATATTCTGCATTACTTGCTGGATTAGCCCTATTATCAGGCTGTACTGAAGATGAAGATCAGGTATACATGAGTGCTAATCCGGTACAACCAGTCCTTCAACTTCCTGAAAATGGAGAGGCTTATATTATCAGCGAGGCCACTGGCGAAAATAGGCTTGCCTTCAAATGGTCAGATGCTGATTTTGGAGCACCAACTGAGATTACCTATAAACTACAAGCTGATAAAGATGGTGGCGATTTCTCAAAACCTATTGAATTGGGAGAAACAACCAATAATTTTATAAGTCTGAAAAGTAGTGCTGTAAACGGAATATTGGTACGAAATGATTTTGAGGCTGAAAAACCGGTGATCGTTCTATTAAGAGTTACAGCTTCAATTTCTTCTAACATTGCTCCTATTACTTCTGAAGTAATTGAAACAAGTTTCACCTTGTACAAATTAGCAGACCCTAATGATGATGGTTCGCGCATTTATATGGTGGGTGCAGCTGTTCCTGCGGGATGGAATCCTGGAGATGCAGTTGAAATGATTAATATTGCACCGAATATTTATCGTGCAACAACTACTTTTGCTGTAGACCGTTTCCGTTTCTTAGGACAAAAAGACTGGAGTCCGGTTTCATACAACTTCCCATTCTTCACTGGTAGCGTTGATAATAATTTCGAAAATGCCAGACAGGCAGACAGAGAAGATGGTGATGAAAACCTTTGGTTTAAGGGAATTCCTGGAGAATACACAATTACAGTCGATTTAAATACAAAATCAATCATACTGGATGCAGCACATACAGATGATAATTCCAGAATATATATAGTTGGCGCAGGTGTTCCTGACGCTGGCTGGGATCCTGGTAAAGCTGTAGAAATGGTAAATATTGCTCCCAATGTGTATCAGACAGTTACTGAATTTGCAGTAGATCGCTTCCGCTTTCTGGGACAAAAAGACTGGAGTCCAACCTCATATAACTTTCCATTTTTTAGTGGAGGTGTAAGTTCTAATCTTGAAAATGCTTTACAAGCAGATAGAGAAGATGGTGATGAAAACCTCTGGTTTAAAGGAACTGCAGGAAAACATATTATAACGGTTGACCTTGACAATAAAACCGTTGAAATTTATTAATACATTAAAGAGGGAATCCAGAAACGGGTTCCCTCTTTTTTTTTTGACTTCCATTTTCATGTGATTTAAATGATATAATTTCTCAACGCCAAACTTAATTAGTTCTTTTCTCTTTGATATATTGGCATATAAATGAAAATTCCGAATCAAGTCATCCCTCAAATAGCACTGTGGAATACCCATCTGCAAGTCTGTGCCCTCCTATACCATTACCCCTGAAACTACAAGACTCAGTCACTAAGCGTTCGTCACTTTTTTCTTTTCCCAGACTTGAACTTGAATAACCTTAAAACGATTAGAGTATTTACGATAAAATTTCATACTCTGACACGATATCCTTTTAACATTTATTCACTTCTCATAAATTTTTCTTATATTAGTATGTCAGCTAGGTTTCGGTAACACATTGATAATACACGAAATATGACCTCAAACAAACTTCTACTCCCTACTCTGAAGATGAGTATTAGGAATAATTTAACAATGAATTGGGACCTTATTCTATGATACATATATTCAAACATACACATATTAATATATCAAACGTTTGCGGTGACGTTTGCGACGATTTTATAAGCTTTTAACATTCATTAACTTATACGATTAATCAAGCACTTCATATATTTATGTAGAAAATAATTAAGGCTAACTTAAGATTTAGACAACAATTGGTATACAATAAAGGAAAATTCATAGTCGGAAACATTGAGTTCAATAATTGTAAACTAGTTCCTAAATCTAAACTTGATAGAATAATGAAATAAAGTGGTATTAATATCGAAAACGATTGCAGTTAAACTCTATCTCTTAAAACTATCATTACATCTAACTTCTTATTTATCTTAAATTTACATTTATGAAACTTAACATTAGTATGTTCAGAAAACTACTTCTCTTGTTAGTAATGGTATGTTCTTTTACCATTATACAAGCTCAAGAGAGAGTAGTAACTGGTACAGTTACCGATGCAAACGATGGCATGGGAATACCCGGCGTTTCTGTAGTTGTTAAAGGAACAACTGTAGGTACAAGTACCGACATTGACGGTAAATTCACCGTCACAGCCGATGCCACATCAACCCTCGTATTTTCTTTTATTGGTTATAAAACTCAGGAAATACTTGTTGGCACTCAAACACTAGTTAATATCGTTTTAAGTGCCGACGTCGAAAACCTTTCCGAAGTTGTTATTGTAGGTTACGGTCAAGTTAGAAAGGAAGATGCTACAGGAGCAGTATTCTCATTAAAATCAGATGACTTTAACCAGGGATCTACGAGTTCTCCTCAAGATTTAATCGTTGGTAAGGTTGCTGGGGTACAAATCATCAGTGATGGTGGAGCTCCTGGTTCTGGTGCAACGATTCGTATTCGTGGAGGGTCTTCAATGTCAGCAAGTAATGACCCACTCATTGTAATTGACGGAATGCCTTTGGATAATAAAGCAATTGATGGGATGAGTAATGTTTTAAGCTCATTAAACCCTAACGATATTGAAACTTTTACCGTATTAAAAGATGCATCAGCAACTGCTATTTACGGTTCACGTGCTTCGAATGGTGTAATCCTTATTACAACTAAAAAAGGGAAAGCTGGTCAAAAAATACAAATCACCTATGACAATAAATTCTCAATAGGTAAGATTAAAGAAACTATTGATGTTTTAAGTGCTGAGGAATATAGAGCTTTAGTTAATGAAAGAGCTTTAACAAACTCTTCAGTCAACCCAGCATTAATGGGTAAGGCATCTACAGATTGGCAAGATGAAATATACAGAGATGCAACAGGTCAAGAGCATAACCTTGGTATTTCAGGTTCTTACAAAAATATTCCATTTCGAGTTTCTGCTGGTTACACAGATCAAAATGGGATTTTGCAAACTTCTGAAATGCAAAGAACTACAGGAACCTTAAATTTAAACCCTAGCTTTTTAGATGACCATTTAAAAATAAACATGGGTGTAAAATACATGATGATTGAAAACCGATTTGCTGATAAAGGGGCTATCGGTAGTGCATTACGCTATGACCCAACACAATCTGTTTTTAACAAGACTGGAATTTATGGTGGCTATACAACATGGTTAATGGGAGATGGATCAAGGAACGTAAATGGAACACGTAACCCTGTCGCTCAACTACAACAAAAAAATGATAAATCTGAAGTATCAAGAGTAATCGCAGATTTTCAAGCAGACTATAAATTACATTTCCTTCCAGACTTAAAAGCTAGTATGAAGCTGGGCTATGACTATTCTGATAGTGATGGTAGTGTTATTACAGACCTAGATGCTTCATGGGTTAGAGCTTCTTCTACAGGTGTAAAGAGAGATTATACTCAAGAAAAGAAGAATGAATTAGTCGACTTCTACCTTACTTATAATAAAGACCTTCCATCATTAAGCAGTAAATTTAATGTCATGGGTGGTTATGAGTGGCAGCATTTCTGGTCTAAATCATCAGCTTTCGAAGTTGATCGAAATGATGACGAAATTGAAGATTCTAAAAATGAAACAGAAAACTATTTGGTTTCATTCTTTGGTAGAGCTAACTACACATTTATGGACAAGTACATCGTTACAGCTACATTACGTAAAGATGGTTCATCAAGATTCCATAAGGATAATAGATGGGGAACTTTCCCTTCTGCAGCTTTTGCATGGAGAATGAGTGAAGAAGCCTTTGTTAAAAATATTGAGGCAATTAGTAATATCAAGCTTCGTTTAGGATATGGTATTACAGGTCAGCAAGAGTTAAATAGTGGGGACTATCCATATATGGGAACCTACCGATTAAGTGATTCAAGAACCAGATACCAGTTTGGGGATCAATTCTATACTCTAATAAGACCTGATGGATACGACGAAGGCTTACAATGGGAAAAAACGACTACTTATAATGCAGGTATCGACTTTGGATTCTTTAATAACAGACTGAATGGTACTTTTGATCTGTATAAGCGTAAAACAAAAGACCTATTAAATACAATCCCTGTACCTGCAGGAACAAACTTTACGGATAGATTACTAACAAATGTTGGTGATTTAGAAAACAATGGATTTGAATTCTCTGTTAATGCAATCGTTTTGGATAAAGATAATTTGTATTGGGAGCTTGGATTTAATCTTGCATATAACAAAAACGAGATTACCCGTTTGACCAATTATGATGATCCTGATTACAGAGGTGTTGAAACTGGAGACATTAGTGGTGTTGGTGTTGGTAATACGATCCAAATTAATGCTGTTGGGCACGCACTAAATACATTTTATGTATATGAACAAGTGTATAATAAAAGCGGAAAACCAATCGAAGGTCTTTATGTAGATAGAAACAAAGATGGTCAAATCACATCTGCCGATAAATATTATGCTGAAGATCCTGCCCAGGATTACAATATGGGATTTTCATCTTATATCAAATATAAGGACTTCGACTTTGGATTTAACGGTCGAATTGGAATTGGAGGTCAGATTTACAACAATGTTATTGTAGGCGGTCGTTATCAGGAGATGACAGTCAACGAGTACTTGACCAACATGCCTTCAGAAATTAATAAGTCAAAGTTTGAGACGGCTCAACAATATTCTGATTATTTCCTTGAAGACGCATCCTATTTAAGAATCGATAATATTACTCTGGGCTATAACTTTACTAAATTATTAAAACCTCTTCTAGGTTTTGATATGAACGCAAGAGCATTTGCAACTGTTCAAAATGCATTTGTATTTACAGACTATAGTGGATTAGATCCTGAAGTTAACGGAGGTATTGACAATGATGTATATCCAAGACCAAGAACATTCTTGTTTGGATTAAATGTGAAATTTTAATTGATAAATGTTATTAATTATGGATAAGAAATATTTTAAAACAAATTATATCATGATAGCATTTGCATTATTATTTGCATGTGTGTCGTGTGTCGATGATTTGAATACGCTACCTCTTGATGAGGATATAAAGACTGGAGAAAATGTATTAACTGATGCAGAGTCGTATAAACAACTCTTAGCCAAATGCTATGCAGGCCTAATCGTGGGAGGTCAAACAGCTGTTGACGCTGATCAGGATATCAGTAGTATCAATGGTGGTTTTTCATCTTATTTAAGACTATTTTGGAATCATCAGGAACTGCCAACCGACGAGGCTATTTGTGCCTGGAACGATGGGAACTTAAGAGATTTACATGATATGGACTGGACAAATTCCAATGAGTTTATTACAGCCATGTATTATCGAATAACACTTCAGATAGCCTATTGTAATAATCTGATTAAACTCACAAATGGTAAATCAGAATACAAAGCTTTTAGTGATGAAGCCAGAGCTTTAAGAGCTTTAAGTTATTATCACATGTTAGATATGTTTGGACGTGGTCCGTTTGTAACCGAGGAAGATGAGATAGGTTCATTTTTCTTTCCTGAAATGGCTACACAAAAAGAATTGTTTGACTACATCAAGAAAGAATTAGAAGCAATTGAAACAGACCTGGCTGAACCTGGAACAAACGAATATGGTCGAGCTGACAAAGGGTTAGCATGGGCTATTTTGGCAAAGATGTATTTAAATGCAGAGGTATATATTGGAGAACCTAAATATACCGAAGCCATTACTTATTGTAACAAAATAATTAATGGTGGCTATTCAATTGAACCCACTTATGCCAATTTGTTCTTAGCTGATAATCATTTGAGAACTAACGAAATCATCTTCCCAATAGCGGCAGATGGTAATAGCACTCAAACCTGGGGAGGTATGACTTTCCTACTTCACTCTACTGTTGGAGGCGATATGCCTGCAAGCGAATCTGGTATTGACGGTGGATGGGGTGGTAACAGAACGACCAAAGCTTTTGTTGAACTGTTCCCTGACGCTACAGGCACAGATAAGAGAGGCATGTTCTATACCGAAGGACAAAATCTGGAAATAGCAGATATTTTCAACTTTAGAGATGGGTATGCACTACGTAAATTTAAGAATATTACATCGACAGGAGCTGTTGGTTCAAACCTATCATTCCCTGATACCGATTTTCCACTATTCAGATTGGCTGATTTTTACCTGGTATATGCAGAAGCAGTCCTCCGTGGTGGTTCTGGTGGAACAAAAGGGCAAGCTGTAATTTACATCAACAAACTTAGAGAAAGAGCATATGGCGATGCATCAGGAAACATCACTGAATCAGATTTAACTCCGGATTTTATTCTTGACGAAAGAGGACGTGAGCTTTACTGGGAGTGTCACAGAAGAACTGACCTTGTTCGATTTGGAAAATTAACCGGAGGCACATACAATTGGCCTTGGAAAGGTGCTGTTGTTGATGGTAAAGCTACAGACGCAAAATATAATGTGTTTCCTATTCCATCCTCAGACATAAATGCAAATCCAAATCTGTCGAATATCTCAGGTTACTAATCGATATTAAATGATACGTTATGAAGAATTTTAAATATATACTAATATTACTTCTCGCAGTAAGCCTTTTTTCATGCGAAGATGATGATATTTTGAAGTTAAATGAGTCAGAATATGTACCTGCCTCAAATATTGCAGGCTTTGGTGAGACTTTAGCGATATCAAAGGCTATAAAAGCTGAGACTATTCAGGTATCGTATACACCTGCTTCATATGGAATAGATATTGTTGTAACAGATACCCTTCAATTTTCAACTACAGCTGATTTTTCTAAACCTGTTAGTTTTGATATTGGTGCATCTGAAAACACGTTCTCATTCACTGTAGGAGCCATTAATGAACTACTTACAGAATCCCTAGAATTAACTGTAGATGTAGAAACTACAGTTTATGCAAGAATAATGACAAACTCACTAGATGGAGTTGAAACTCAGTATTCTTCGGTAGTGAACTTTAAAACAACACCTTATCTGGATATCCTATTTGCACCAAACACCTTCTATCTGTTTGGTGATGGTGTAGGACGCGTCGCACAGAACAACAAACTTAAACTAAATAAAGTCTGGGGTGAAGATGATGCCTGGATGATTGTTTGGATGGAGGCTTCAGGAAGCTTTAAATTGTGTTCTGATGAAAACTACAAGGGAGTTATAGGAAGGATTGGAGATTCTGTTAATGGGGAATATACATTAGGAACTAATACGGGGACTCCTGAAGACAGAGGTGAAGATATTCCAGTACCAGGAACTGCAGGATATTATACTGTGGGTGTAAATCTGGCAACTAATAAACTAATGATAGAGCCTGCTAATGTTTATGTATGCGGACCTACCATCGGTGACGTGTGGCCTACAAGTTCTGTTACAGAAGAGAACAAATTTAAGTTAGATGCTGATAATAAAAAGATGTATTTAACCAAAAGTTATTCAGCTGGCGAACTAAGACTTCATGTAACACATCCTTATATTTCCGCTTCAGACTGGTGGCACGCTGAATTCATATTCCTTAATGGCAAAATTGAATACAGAGCTGACGGTGATGATCAGGAAAGATTAAATATTAACGCAGGTGAACAGACTATAGAGCTTGACTTTATTAATCAAACTGGTAAAATTGAATAAAAATGACGAATCTTAAATATTTATTTATATCACTATTGGCTGTTTTCTTTATCGCCTGTGAAGACGATTTTGAAACACCAAATGTAACCGCGCCTGTTCAAGGAACAGCTCCGGTACTTGAAGAAGTAACTGAGGCTATAGATCTGATTCTTATGAAAAAGAATGAAAAAGATACTATAGTCGATTTAAGCTGGTCTGCTGCAACATACGCTGATCCTATTGGAGTTAGATACTACGTTCAGGTTGATACCGTAAATAATGAGTTTAAAAACCCATTGGAATTTGATCGTGTAGCAACAACTGAAACATCTATTAAAGTAGGAGATT from Ancylomarina subtilis harbors:
- a CDS encoding SusE domain-containing protein, whose product is MKNFKYILILLLAVSLFSCEDDDILKLNESEYVPASNIAGFGETLAISKAIKAETIQVSYTPASYGIDIVVTDTLQFSTTADFSKPVSFDIGASENTFSFTVGAINELLTESLELTVDVETTVYARIMTNSLDGVETQYSSVVNFKTTPYLDILFAPNTFYLFGDGVGRVAQNNKLKLNKVWGEDDAWMIVWMEASGSFKLCSDENYKGVIGRIGDSVNGEYTLGTNTGTPEDRGEDIPVPGTAGYYTVGVNLATNKLMIEPANVYVCGPTIGDVWPTSSVTEENKFKLDADNKKMYLTKSYSAGELRLHVTHPYISASDWWHAEFIFLNGKIEYRADGDDQERLNINAGEQTIELDFINQTGKIE
- a CDS encoding SusC/RagA family TonB-linked outer membrane protein produces the protein MKLNISMFRKLLLLLVMVCSFTIIQAQERVVTGTVTDANDGMGIPGVSVVVKGTTVGTSTDIDGKFTVTADATSTLVFSFIGYKTQEILVGTQTLVNIVLSADVENLSEVVIVGYGQVRKEDATGAVFSLKSDDFNQGSTSSPQDLIVGKVAGVQIISDGGAPGSGATIRIRGGSSMSASNDPLIVIDGMPLDNKAIDGMSNVLSSLNPNDIETFTVLKDASATAIYGSRASNGVILITTKKGKAGQKIQITYDNKFSIGKIKETIDVLSAEEYRALVNERALTNSSVNPALMGKASTDWQDEIYRDATGQEHNLGISGSYKNIPFRVSAGYTDQNGILQTSEMQRTTGTLNLNPSFLDDHLKINMGVKYMMIENRFADKGAIGSALRYDPTQSVFNKTGIYGGYTTWLMGDGSRNVNGTRNPVAQLQQKNDKSEVSRVIADFQADYKLHFLPDLKASMKLGYDYSDSDGSVITDLDASWVRASSTGVKRDYTQEKKNELVDFYLTYNKDLPSLSSKFNVMGGYEWQHFWSKSSAFEVDRNDDEIEDSKNETENYLVSFFGRANYTFMDKYIVTATLRKDGSSRFHKDNRWGTFPSAAFAWRMSEEAFVKNIEAISNIKLRLGYGITGQQELNSGDYPYMGTYRLSDSRTRYQFGDQFYTLIRPDGYDEGLQWEKTTTYNAGIDFGFFNNRLNGTFDLYKRKTKDLLNTIPVPAGTNFTDRLLTNVGDLENNGFEFSVNAIVLDKDNLYWELGFNLAYNKNEITRLTNYDDPDYRGVETGDISGVGVGNTIQINAVGHALNTFYVYEQVYNKSGKPIEGLYVDRNKDGQITSADKYYAEDPAQDYNMGFSSYIKYKDFDFGFNGRIGIGGQIYNNVIVGGRYQEMTVNEYLTNMPSEINKSKFETAQQYSDYFLEDASYLRIDNITLGYNFTKLLKPLLGFDMNARAFATVQNAFVFTDYSGLDPEVNGGIDNDVYPRPRTFLFGLNVKF
- a CDS encoding RagB/SusD family nutrient uptake outer membrane protein; the protein is MDKKYFKTNYIMIAFALLFACVSCVDDLNTLPLDEDIKTGENVLTDAESYKQLLAKCYAGLIVGGQTAVDADQDISSINGGFSSYLRLFWNHQELPTDEAICAWNDGNLRDLHDMDWTNSNEFITAMYYRITLQIAYCNNLIKLTNGKSEYKAFSDEARALRALSYYHMLDMFGRGPFVTEEDEIGSFFFPEMATQKELFDYIKKELEAIETDLAEPGTNEYGRADKGLAWAILAKMYLNAEVYIGEPKYTEAITYCNKIINGGYSIEPTYANLFLADNHLRTNEIIFPIAADGNSTQTWGGMTFLLHSTVGGDMPASESGIDGGWGGNRTTKAFVELFPDATGTDKRGMFYTEGQNLEIADIFNFRDGYALRKFKNITSTGAVGSNLSFPDTDFPLFRLADFYLVYAEAVLRGGSGGTKGQAVIYINKLRERAYGDASGNITESDLTPDFILDERGRELYWECHRRTDLVRFGKLTGGTYNWPWKGAVVDGKATDAKYNVFPIPSSDINANPNLSNISGY
- a CDS encoding SusE domain-containing protein — translated: MKNILYSALLAGLALLSGCTEDEDQVYMSANPVQPVLQLPENGEAYIISEATGENRLAFKWSDADFGAPTEITYKLQADKDGGDFSKPIELGETTNNFISLKSSAVNGILVRNDFEAEKPVIVLLRVTASISSNIAPITSEVIETSFTLYKLADPNDDGSRIYMVGAAVPAGWNPGDAVEMINIAPNIYRATTTFAVDRFRFLGQKDWSPVSYNFPFFTGSVDNNFENARQADREDGDENLWFKGIPGEYTITVDLNTKSIILDAAHTDDNSRIYIVGAGVPDAGWDPGKAVEMVNIAPNVYQTVTEFAVDRFRFLGQKDWSPTSYNFPFFSGGVSSNLENALQADREDGDENLWFKGTAGKHIITVDLDNKTVEIY